The sequence below is a genomic window from Streptomyces sp. V1I1.
GCGAGCATGGAGTCGGTCTCGGCGCCGTATCGCGCACGCCGGTTGCGCGACCCCGGGGACGTCACCAGCACGAGCGTTCCGATGCCGATCCCGGCCATGCCGGCCAGGGACCAGTCACGGGCGAAGGCCCGGACTCGCTCGGTGAAGAGCCGACAGCTGAGCAGCACCACCCCCGAAAGCACCACCAGGGCGACGACCGATGTCTCCTCGGACAGCGTCCCGATGAAGACCCCCGCCACCAGCACGACGGCCAGAGCAGCGATCCGGCCCCGCCGACTGCGCGCCCGCAGCAACGGGATGGCCGCCGCGCAGGCCAGCACCGGAGCCACGGTGTGCGAGACCGAGGCGGCGGGCCAGTAGAACGTCTTGTACGTATTGGGGGTGGCGAAGAGGAACACCGCCGTGATCATGGACGCCACGAGCAGCAGGGCTCCGCGTGGCACCGTCTGGTCGGCCATGCGCAGCAGTTGCACGGTCAGGGCCCACAGCAGGACCAGCATGAGAACACCGCTGATCAGAGCGAACCACTGATGGCCGGCGACCGGGAATTTCGTGTACAGCCCGATGAGCACGCCATTGCCGATCCTCCCGTTGTCGGTGACGTAGAACTTCGCGATCAGCCCCGAGACGCCGTGGTCACGCACGGTGGGCAGGAAGCACCACTCATCCGCACTGGGGCGGACGTGGCGGCCCAGCCACGAGGCCATTGCGAGCAGCCCGAGAGGCAGCAGGGAGAGGCCCACCGGCCAGGCGGTCGTCCACGAGCGGAGGAGACGTCGGCGGCCCTTCCACAGCCGCGGGCCGAGGCCGTCACCCGGTTCCCGTGGGATGGTGACGCGCGATGCGCCGACGGCCACTTTCACCACTGCCTCTCGGGAACCCCGGTCCGACACCATAGAGGTGAATTTTCGCGGTGCCGTCCCACGGTCCGCACGGCAAGACCGGCGAATGGGTCAGCTGCCCGAGAAACCGGCCCGCCCGGCGTCGTGGCCGACCGCTCCCCGCGCGAGCAGCAGCAGCGCGTCAACCAGGTCGTCGGCCGGGTCGCCCGTCGCCAGTCTGCGCAGTTGAAGGCCCATCACCAGCGCGACTGTGGTGGCGGCGAGGCGTTCGGCGTCCGGGACGCCGAGGCCGGTGAGGATCTGCGCCGCGAGCCGGTCGTACGCGGCGAAGGCCTCGGCGGCCGCTTCCCGCAGCCGCTCGTCGCGCCCGGCCTGGACGTACAGCTCGAAGGGCGCGATGTGCTCGCTGTCGAAGGCGGTGCCGCCTGCCACCTGCCCGGCCAGGGCGGCGGCGCCGTCGATGTCGACGCCGTCGCTCTGGCACTGGTCTGCCAGTTCGGTGAAGCGGCGGGTCTCCTCGCGCACGAAGTGCAGCAAGCTCTCGCGCAACAGCTCGTGCTGGGTCTCGAAGTGGTACGTGACCGAGCCGAGCGAGACCCCGGCCTCCTTGGCGATCCGCCGGTTGGTGACCGCCGCGACTCCGTCCTTGCCGATGATGTGCAGGACGGCGGTGATGATGCGCTGCCGGGTCGGGGCGGAGCGGGCCGGATTGGACATGACGGTCATTGTTCCACCGGCACGCTCCCGGGGATCACCGGGGCGGGCGGCCGCTTCTCGTACCAGCGCTGGTCCGCTTCCAGTTGGGCGGCGAGCGAGATCAGCCGTTCCTCGCTGCCCGCGGGGCCGAGCAGCTGGGCGCCGACGGGCAGTCCCTCGGCCGTGAGTCCGGCGGGGACGTTGACGCCGGGCCAGCCGAGGACGTTCCAGGGCCAGGCGTAGGGGCACGCGGCCGCCATCGTCGCGTCGGTGCGCCAGGCGCTGAGTCCGTCGAAGGCGCCGATGCGCGGGGGCGGGGCCGCGGTGGTCGGGGTGAGGACGATGTCGTACGAGTCGAAGATCGCGCCGATCCTTGCGTGCTGTCGGGCCTCGCGGGCGCGGGCGGCGCGCACGACGCGGCCGCCGAGCCGGCGGCCGTTGCGCATGGCATGGCGGGTGCGCGGGTCGAGCAGGGCGGGCTCGGGGTGCAGGGCGGCGACCTCCGCGATGCCCGCGGTGGCGCGGGGGACGAAGGCGAGGCCGATCAGGCCGTAGCGCGGCCGGGCCTCCTCCACGTGGTGGCCGAGGCGGGCGAGCGCTTCGGCGAGCGCGGTGACGGCGCGGCGCACCTCTGGGTGGGGCGCGGTGCGGGTGAGGGTGAGCGGGGGCCGCCAGGCCAGGGCGATGCGCAGCCGGCCGGGGTCGCGGCGGGCGGCGGCGGAGGCGTTGATGGCGTCCGGGCTGTGCAGGTCCTCGCGGTGCGGGCCCTGCACCACGTCGAGCAGCAGCGCGGCGTCGGCGACGGTGCGGGCGAGCGGGCCGTTGACGGCGAGCCCCTGGAAGGCGTCGGCGTAGGGGTGCAGGGAGACGCGTCCGCGCTGCGGTTTGATGCCCACGAGGTGGGTCCAGGCAGACGGGATGCGGACCGATCCCGCGCCGTCGGAGCCGAGCGCGGCGGGTACGAGCCCGGCGGCGACGGCGGCCGCTGAGCCACCGGACGAGCCGCCCGGGGTGTGGTCGGTGGACCAGGGGTTACGGGTGGCGCCGAAGGCGGGTCCCTCGGTGAACGGCCACTGGCCGAGTTCGCAGGAGTTGGTCTTGCCGACGATCACGGCCCCGGCCGCGCGGAGGCGGCGTACCGCTTCGCCGTCCGTGGCGGCCGGAGCGAGCTCGCCGCAGCAGCCGAAGAGGGTGGGCAGCCCTGCCACGTCGGTGTCGTCCTTGACTGCGAGGGGCACGCCGAGGAGCGGCAGCCGCTCCCCCGCCGCGAGGCGCCGGTCCGCGTCCCTTGCCTCCGCGAGCGCCGCATCGCCGCGCACCCAGCGGAAGGCGTTGATGGTGGACTGGCTGGCCTCGATGCGCTCGATCGCGCTCTTCACCAGCGCTTCGGACGTCGTCCGACCGTCCGTCAACTCACGTGTGTGCTCTGCCAGTCCGCCGGAATCTTCTGTGGACACGACCGCCCCGCCTCCCTATTGTTCGTTCGAACGAACAGAACTGGAGGGTAACCAGATGCGCATCACCGGAGCAACCGTTCTGCTCACCGGGGTCACCGGCGGCATCGGCGGCGCGCTCGCCGCCCAACTGGCCGCCATGGGCACGAAGTTGATACTGACCGGCCGCCGCCGCGAGGCGCTGGAACCGCTCGCCGACCGCTATGGCGCCCGCACAGTCGTCGCCGATCTCGCCGACCCGAACGACGTGGAACGGCTCGCCCGCGAGGCCGCCGGCACGGACATCCTGATCGCCAACGCCGCCCTGCCCTCCAGCGGTGAACTGCTGGACTACACCCCGGACCAGATCGACCGCGCCCTGGCGGTCAACCTCCGCGCCCCGGCCATGCTCGCCCGGCTGCTCGCCCCGGCGATGGTCGAGGCGCGGCGGGGCCACCTGGCGTTCGTCGGCTCGATGTCGGGCAAGACGGCGACGAAGTACTCCGCGCTGTACGACGCCACCAAGTTCGGCCTGCGCGGCTTCGCGCTCTCGCTGCGCCAGGATCTGCACGACCACGGAGTCGGCGTGTCGATCGTCCAGCCCGGGTTCGTACGGGACGCGGGCATGTTCGCGGCGACCGGAGCGGATGCCCCGGCGGGGCTGCGCACGGTCTCACCCCGGCAGGTCGTCGCGGGCGTCGTCCGCGCCATCGAGCAGGACCGGGCCGAAGTGAACGTCGCTCCCGTCGAGATGAAGGTGCTCACCGCGATCGGCGGCCAGTTCCCGGGCTTCTCCGAACGCGTCCAGCGGCGCGCGAGCGGCGCGGACCGTACGGTCCGCCACATCGTGGAGGCACAACGCGAAAGCCGCTGACGCCTGGCCGCCGTGCGCTCTGCCTCGGGGCCTCAGGGGCCTGAGTGCCGGGCGGCGCGGGCCACCGGCTGCATCAGCACCACATAGAGCACCAGCGCCGCGGCGAGGCCCACCGCCCAGCCGTAGTCCGCGAGCGGCTTGAGGAAGGGGATCAGTCCGTCCTCGGGGAACGGCCCCTTCCCTTCCGCCGAGTGCGAGCCGCCCACCGCCAGCACCCCGCCGACCGCGAACGCGGCGACGGCGCGCAGATTCCAGCCGGAGGTGTACCAGTAGCGGCTGCCCGGGGTGTAGAGACCGGCCAGGTCGAGGACGGTGCGGCGGATGACCCAGTAGTCGGCGATCAGAATGCCCGCGACCGTACCGAGCAGACCACCGACCAGGCCGAGCCAGGTGAAGATGTAGAGCTCGGGTGTCTCGGTGAGCTTCCACGGCATGATCAGGACGCCGACGATGCCCGTGATCAGCGCTCCCCTGCGGAAGTTGATCAGCTTGGGCGCGAGGTTCGCCAGGTCGTACGCGGGTGAGACGACGTTGGCCGCGATGTTCACCGAGATCGTCGCGACCAACACGGTCACCAGGGCGTAGAGCAGGCCGAAGACGTTGTCGGTCTTGGCGGCGAGCTCGACCGGGTCCCAGACCGCCGCGCCGTACACCGCCTGGGAGCCGGAGGTGACGAAGACCGACAGCAGTGCGAAGAGGGTCATCGTCGTCGGCAGACCGAGCGACTGGCCCCAGATCTGGGCGCGTTGGCCCGCGCCGAAGCGGGTGAAGTCCGGAATGTTCAGGGACAGCGTCGACCAGAAGGCGATCATCCCCATCAGCGAAGGGAAGAAGACCGGCCAGAAGTCGGCGCCCCAGCCGAGCTTCGAAGGCTGGTCGAGGAGCGGTCCGAGGCCGCCCGCCTTGGCGGTGATCCACACCAGCAGGACCAGCGCGCCGACGATGACGAACGGCGCGGCCCAGTTCTCGAACCGCCGCAGCGTCTCCATACCCCGGTAGATGATGGCCAGTTCGACCGCCCAGAAGATCACGAAGCACACCCACAGCGTCCACGGCTGCCCTCCGACCTCGGCCGCCTTCGTCCAGCCGCCGAAGATCTTGCCGAGCAGGATGAAGATGCCCTGCCCGCCGATCCAGGTCTGGATGCCGAACCAGGCACAGGCCACCGCGGCCCGGACCAGTGCCGGCAGGTTCGCTCCGCGCAGCCCGAAGGAGGCGCGCGCGAGGACGGGGAAGGGAATGCCGTACTTCGGTCCCGCGTGCCCGGTCAGCAGCATCGGCGCGAGCACGATCAGATTGGCGAGGCCGATGGTGAACACCGCCTGCTTCCAGTCCATGCCGAGGGCGACGAGGCCGGAAGCGAGCAGCCAGGACGGGATGTTGTGGGCCATGCCGACCCACAGCGCGGCGAAGTTGTACGTCGTCCAGCGGCGTTGCGTGACGGGGACGGGCAGCAGATCGTCGTTGACGAAGCGGCTGTCGGGGGGAACCGCGCCGGGCGCGAGCTCGACGCGGCCGGCGGAATCGTCTATCGAGCCGCCGGCCGGAGCGGGCGGAACTGTCTCGGCCATCTGCGGTGGCTCCTTCAGCGGTTGAGTGCCGGGATGATCTCGGAGCCGTACGCGTCGATGGTCGCTTCCTTCGCGTCGTGCATGTTGTAGACCGCGAACTGGTCGACACCCAGCTCGCGCAGCGCCTTCAGCTTCTCGATGTGCGCCTCGGCCGGGCCGAGCAGACAGAAGCGGTCGACGATCTCGTCCGGGACGAAGTCCGTGGACGGGTTCCCGGCGCGGCCGTGGTGGCTGTAGTCGTAGCCTTCGCGCGCCTTGATGTACGAGGTGAGGGCGTCGGGCACCAGGCCGGAGTGCTCGCCGTAGCGGGTCACGAGGTCGGCGACGTGGTTGCCGACCATTCCGCCGAACCAGCGGCACTGCTCGCGGGCGTGCTCGATGTCGTCGCTCACGTACGCGGGCGCGGCGACGCAGATGGTGACGGAGTCCGGGTCGCGCCCGGCGTCCGACGCGGCGGTGCGGACCGCCTTGACCATTGACTCGGTCAGATACAGGTCGGCGAGCTGGAGGATGAATCCGTCGGCTTTCTGGCCCGCGAGAGCCAGCGCCTTGGGCCCGTACGCCGCCATCCACACCGGCAGCTTTCCGTCCCGGACCCACGGCAGCTGGAGGGGCTGCCCGTCGACGACGGCCTCCCGGCCCTCGGCGAGGTCGCGGATGACGCCGATCGACTCGCCCAGCCTGGCGAGGGTGTTGGGCTTGCGGCCCGCGACCCGCATCGCGGAGTCGCCGCGCCCGATGCCGCACACCGTGCGGTTGCCGTACATGTCGTTCAGCGTCGCGAAGGTGGAGGCGGTCACCTCCCAGGTCCTGGTCCCGGGGTTGGTCACCATGGGTCCGACGTGGAGCTTCTGGGTGTGCTCGAGAATCTGGCTGTAGATGACGAAGGGCTCCTGCCAGAGCACCGCCGAGTCGAAGGTCCAGCCGTAGCGGAAGCCGTTGCGTTCCGCGCGCCGCATCAGTGAGACGACGGCCGAGGCCGGCGGGTCGGTCTGCAGGACGAGTCCGAAGTCCATGACGTGGAGCTCCTAGTTCAGGTACTGACAAGTGCCTCGGGGGGTGTACTGGCCGTGTCCCGCCCGGCCGGTGAACTTGCGCTGGTCGATGACCACATCGCCGCGCGAGAGCACGGTCTCCACCTGGCCGGTGATCCGCTTGCCCTCGTATGCCGAGTAGTCGACGTTCATGTGGTGGGTCTCGACCGAGAGGGTCTGCTCGGCGTGCGGGTCGTAGATGACGACGTCGGCGTCCGCGCCCGGCGCGATGGTGCCCTTCTTCGGGTAGAGGCCGAACATCCGGGCGGGGGTCGCGCAGGCGACCTCGATCCAGCGGCGGCGGGTGAGGTGTCCGTCGACGACCGCCTGGTGGAGGAGGTCCATCCGGTTCTCCACGCCCGGCAGCCCGTTGGGGATCTTGGAGAAGTCGCCGCGGCCCAGTTCCTTCTGGCCGACGAAGCAGAAGGGACAGTGGTCGGTGGAGACGACCTGGAGGTCGTTGGTCCGCAGTCCGCGCCAGAGCGCGGCTTGATGTTCCTTGGGCCGCAGGGGAGTTGAGCACACATACTTCGCGCCCTCGAAGTCCGGCTCGGCGAGGTTGTCGGTGGAGAGGAAGAGGTACTGCGGACAGGTCTCGCCGAAGACGTTGAGCCCCTTGTCGCGGGCGGCGGCGAGCTCGGCGAGGGCTTCCTCGGCCGAGACATGCACGACGTAGAGGGGGGCGCCGGCGACCCGGGCGAGCTGGATGGCGCGGTGGGTTGCCTCCGCCTCGAGGAGGGCCCTGCGCACCTCTCCGTGGTAGCGCGGGTCGGTGCGGCCCGCGGCGAGCGCCTGTTCCACCAGGACGTCGATGGCGATGCCGTTCTCCGCGTGCATCATGATCAGCCCGCCGTTGGTGGCGGAGCGCTGCATGGCGCGCAGGATCTGCCCGTCGTCGCTGTAGAAGACGCCGGGGTAGGCCATGAAGAGCTTGAAGGAGGTGATGCCCTCCTCCACCAGCAGATCCATCTCCTTCAGCGACGACTCGTTGACGTCGGAGAGGATCATGTGGAAGGCGTAGTCGATGGCGCATTTGCCGTCGGCCTTGGCGTACCAGGCGTCAAGTCCTTCACGCAGGGCGTGCCCGACCGACTGCACGGCGAAGTCGACGATGGTGGTGGTGCCGCCCCAGGCGGCGGCCCGGGTGCCGGTCTCGAAGGAGTCGGAGGCGAAGGTCCCGCCGAACGGCAGCTCCATATGGGTGTGCGCGTCGACGCCGCCCGGGATCACGTATTTGTTGGCCGCGTCGATGGTGCGGTCCGCGGTCCAGGCATCGGCGACGGCGGAGCCGTGCGCGGCGAGCGCGGCGATCCGGCCGTCCTCGATCAGTACGTCGGCATGGACCTCGTCCGCGGCCGTGATGACCAGGCCGCCGCGGATCAGGGTGCGGGTGCTGCTCATGCTGGTGCGCTCCCTCTTGTGCAGTCGATCTAGACGCTGTGCAGGGCCTGTTCGAGGATGGCGGCGCCCTCTTCCGCCTCGGCGACGGTCAGCGAGAGCGGCGGGGCGATGCGCAGGGCGCTGGTGTTGTGGCCGCCGCCCTTGCCGATCAGCAGCCCGCCCTCGCGGGCGGCCTCCAGGACGGCCGATGCCGCTTCGGGGTTCGCCTCGTCGGTGCCTGGCTTGACCAGCTCGATGGCGATCATCAGGCCGCGGCCGCGTACTTCTCGTACGGCGGGCACACCCGCGCCGATGGCTCGCAGCCGCTCGATCAGCAGGCCGCCGACGCGGCGGGCGTTGCCCTGGAGGTCGTGCTCCAGCAGATACGAGAGGTTGGCGGCGCCCGCCGCCATGGTGACCGGGGAGCCGCCGAAGGTCGAAATGGAGTTGGCGTCCAGGGAGTTCATGATCTCGGCGGGGGCGACGACGCCGCCGATGGACATGCCGTTGCCGATGCCCTTGGCGAAGGTGAGGATGTCCGGCGGACCGTTCTCGGCGTGCGCCTGCCAGCCCCAGAAGTGCTCGCCGGTGCGGCCCCAGCCGGTCTGCACCTCGTCGGAGATCCACAGGATGCCCTGCCGGCTGAGGACTTCGCGGAACGCGGCGTACAGACCGTCGGGCGGGGATGTGAAGCCGCCGACGCCCTGGATGGGTTCGGCGATCAGCGCGGCGACTCCGCCACGGGTCTGGCCGAGGACGTCCTCCAGGTCCGCCACGCACGCCTCGATGAACTGCGCGTCGGACAACTGGGCGTAGGGGCCGCGGGTGCGGACGCCGCCGTGCACGTACAGCGTCTGCAGCGGGGAGAGGCTGGTGGGCGACCAGCTCCGGTTTCCGGTGATGGAGACCGCCGAGAAGGACCGGCCGTGGTAGCTGTTGCGCATCGCCAGGATCTGGTTGGAGCGGCGGTGGCCGGTCGCCAGCAGCAGGGCGGTGTCATTGGCCTCGGTGCCGGAGGTGGTGAAGAAGACCCGTGCGTCGGGGATGCCGGAGAGGGTGGCAACCCGCTCGGCGAGCTCGACCATCGGGCGGTTGAGATAGAGCGTCGAGGAGTGGATGATCCGCCCGGCCTGCTCGCTCACCGCCTTGGTGACCTCGGGGAGGGCGTGGGCGGTCATCGTGGTGAGGATGCCGCCGAAGAAGTCGAGGTAGCGGTTGCCGTCCGCGTCCCAGACATGGCGGCCCTCGCCGTGGGTGATCTCGATGGGCTGCTTGTAGTAGAGCGCGACCCAGTCGGGGATGACGGCCTTGTGGCGGTCGTACAGATGGGTCATGGCTGCACCAGCCCCTCGTACGCGTCGGGGCGGCGGTCGCGGTAGAACGCCCACTGCTGTCGTACGACGTCGATCAGGTCGAAGTCGAGGTCCCGTACGAGCAGTTCCTCCTCCTTGTCGCTGGCGACGTCGCCGACGAACTGGCCCCGCGGGTCGACGAAGTAGCTGGTGCCGTAGAAGTCGTTGTCGCCGTACTCCTCCTGGCCGACGCGGTTGATGGCGGCGATGAAGTACTCGTTGGCGACGGCGGACGCGGGCTGCTCCAGCTGCCAGAGGTACCCCGAGAGGCCACGCGAGGTGGCGGACGGGTTGTAGACCAACTGGGCGCCGTTCAGGCCGAGTTGACGCCAGCCCTCCGGGAAGTGCCGGTCGTAGCAGATGTACACGCCGACCTTGCCGACGGCGGTGTCGAAGACCGGCCAGCCCAGATTCCCCGGCTTGAAGTAGTACTTCTCCCAGAAGCCCTTGACCTGGGGGATGTGGTGCTTGCGGTATTTGCCGAGGTAGGAGCCGTCGGCGTCGATCACGGCGGCGGTGTTGTAGTAGAAGCCCGCGCCCTCGATCTCGAAGACCGGGACCACGATCACCATGCCGGTCTCGCGGGCGAGTTCCTGCATCCGGCGGACGGTGGGGCCGTCCGGGACGGGCTCGGCCCAGCGGTAGTGCTCGGGCTCCTGGACCTGGCAGAAGTAGGGAGCGTTGAAGACCTCTTGGAAACCGATGATCTTGGCACCCCGGCGGGCGGCCTCGCGGGCGTGTTCCTCATGTTTGGCAATCATGGATTCGGTGTCGCCGGTCCAGGTCGCCTGGACGAGTGCGGCGCGTACGACGTTAGCCATGAGCTGCTCCTTCGGCGGGGCGTCAGAGAGCCTCTACGCACGTAGATGCTCATGCGTAGGAGGAGAACGTAAGCCCCGTCACACACTGGGGCAAGACCATCGTCGTTAACCCGCAGAGTCGATCATGTTTCACACCCGAGCGGTCCACACCGAACGCTTCACGTACCGAGATGACCTGCTACGCGCAGTGCGTGGACGATATCCCGCTCCTGATCGGCGGAGATCGCGCGGGCGACGTCGAGCAGCTGCGGCACGAGGCGTCGGGGGTCGCGGTCGGCGATCCGGGCGGTGTCCTCGGCGGCGTGGATCTGTACATAGGCGGCCAGTAAAGCCCGGGCTTCCGGCTCCCGGCCCTCGTCATCGAGGGCGAGTACGGCGTCGGCGATGTCGTCGGCGGGGCGGGTGACGCCCTGGCGCAGCAGCTGCCGGCTGTCCTCGGTACGGCCGGCCGCGGCGAGTGCGCCGGCGGCGGCGGCGAGCCTCAAGGCGGGCTGTGACGCGGTCTCCCAGAGCAGGGTGGCCCAGTCGGCGTCGAGGCCGGCGCGGTGCAGCTCGGCGGCGAGGAGGGGCAGCCAGGGGGCCGGCCGGGCGGCGGCCTCGACGAGCACGGCATGCGCCTCACCGCTGCGGCCCTCGGCTCTCAGCCGCCCGAGCTCGGCGACGGTCTCGCGGGCGGCCCGGCCCGCTCCGGCGGGGGCGACGGGCGGGGCGGGCGCCTGCTGCTCGGGGCCTGCGCCGCCGTACCGCGCCCCGCGCGGCACATCACCGGCGACGGGCAGCATGGGCACGGCTGCGATCTCCTCGCCGTCGTCCTCGACCCCGGCGAACCGGGCACCACGGGGACGCCGCTTCTTGGCGGCGGGTGCGGTGCGTTCGGTGGGTGCGGGGGGCGTCGGGGGTCCTTCGGCAAGGGCGCCCGCGGGGTCCGGGACCGGGGCGGCCTCCGACTCGGGCCGGAACCAACCGTCGGGGAGGGCGGGCTCGCTCGCGGGGTCCGGGACCGGGGCGGCCTCCGACTCGGGCCGGAACCAACCGTCGGGGAGGGCGGGCTCGCCGGGGCGCTCGTAGGCCTCGTACGACCCGTCCGGCCCGGGCGTATCCCGTACGTCTTTCCCGGCGTCCGTCGCGGCGGGCCCCGGCCCGTACCCGGCGTCCGGCGCGGCGGACGCGTCCCCGCCTCCGGGCCACCTGGCGTCCGGTTCGTACCAGTCGTCCACCGGTCCGGCCTGCGCGGGAACGTACCCCTCGGGCGTCCCACTTCCGCCGGGCCCCGGCCCGTACCCCGCGTCTGCGACGCCCGGCGTCCGGCGTCGGCCGCGCGTCGACGCGTCCAGCGCGCCGAGCCTCGAACGCAGCTCGACGACGCGCGACGTCGCTCGCGCGTAGTCGTCGCGGGTCCACTCCAGTTCGTGGGCCAGCTGCTCCGCCGTGGGCGTCCCCTCCGGCTCGCCCGCCAGGCGGCGCAGCAGCTCCTCCGCCCGGCCCGTCGCGTAGACCTCTTCCCGGAGCATCAGCTCCAGCCGCTCCCCCAACGCCTCGCGGCCGCCCGGCCGCCGGTCGTGGGCCGCCGCCGACGCCGCATGGAGGTGTCTCGCGCGGACGGACTCCTGTTCCGCGACGCCCGCCCCGCGCCGTGCCGCGAGGTCGTGGAGCAGCGACTCCACCACGTCCCAGGGCGGGATCTCGACGCCGTCCAGACAGGCGCGCATCCCGTCGGGGTCACGCTGCCAGAAGATGCCGTACCAACCGCTGCTCCGGTCGAGGAGCGCGGTCAGACCCTTCAGGTACCGCGCGAACACTCCGGCTTCTACCGGAAGCTGATGCACCGCCATCGCCGCCCCTGCCCAACCGCCGCCTGGAACCTTTCGGTCCGCTGGCATTCGACCCCAGGCGTGTTACGGCTCTGCTACGCGCAGTTTTCAGATCGTCACCGCGATGCCGGTCTGCGGCCGCTTGCCCCGCCGCACGACCATGGCCGGCCAGTCGACCAGCCAGAACTGCCAGGTGTACTTGCGGGCGAGCAGTTTGCGAATCGCGCCCGTCCCGGCGGCGTCCAGCAGTCGCGCCGTGCCCTCGGCGCTCGGTGCGCCGTCCGCGATCCGGCCGCGCGCGTCGCAGACGGTGACGACGACGCGGCTGTCCTTGCGCAGCCGCTTGACCTTCCAGGATTCGGAGTTGGTCCACACGAGCAGTTCACCGCCGTCCACCGCGAACCAGACGGGCGTGGCGACGCCCGTCCCGTCTTTACGGAACGTGGTCAGACTGATGTACCTGGCGTCTGCGAAGTCCTCAGGAGTCACACGGCGAGACTATGCCGTACCGGAGTTCGAGTCGCGCGTCAGGTTCTGCGCCCGTACGCCTCCCTCGCCTCGGCGAGCTCCGGCAGATGCGTACTGGCCCACTCGCACGCCGCGTCCATCGGCCCGAGCGCCGAGCAGCCGGGCCCGGTGAGTTCGTACTCGACGCGCGGCGGGTTCTCGTCGTGCGCGGTCCTTGTCAGGAAACCGTTGCGTTCCATCGCGCGCAGCGTCTCGGTGAGCACCTTGGGGGTGATCCAGTGCAGCGGAATCCTGAGCTCGGAGAAGCGGCACGGACCGTCCTTCGGGCAGCGCAGCACCATCCCGGACCACTTGTCGCCGAAGCGGAACGGCTGCAGTGGGCCCGCGCAGTCCGGATCGCCGAACACGTCTGCCCGAGTCAGGGGCATGCCGCGGAGTTCGAGACGCTGCGGGAGACGGCCGAGATCGAGCACCCGCGCCACCACCGCATCCAGTTGGCAGTGGCCGACCAGCTACGCCGCGGGCGACAGGGCGCAGCGCACCACCAGCTCGTCCATGGACAGGCCGAGCACCGCGGCGACCGCGGCGACGGTGAAGAAGGCGGGGGTCGGGGCGCGGCCCGTCTCGATCTTGCGCAGTGTCTCGGCGGACAGTCCGGCGGCCGCGGCCACCTCCACCATGCTGCGGTCGCCGCGTGCCCGGCGCAGCAACTGGCCGAGCCGCTCGCCGCGTTCGCGCTCTTCGGGGGTGAGGGGGGTGCGCACCATGCCGGTATTCTAATGCCGGTATTCAAATACCGGAAGGACCGGTATAGTAATTGGCATGGTGGAGATCAAGACCGATACATCGATCGAGGCGATGCGCGAGGCGGGCCGGATCGTCGCCCAGGCGCTCACGGCGGTCCGCGAGGCCGCGGCCACCGGCGTCTCCCTGCGCGACCTGGACCGGGCCGCCCGCGCGGTCCTCGACGAGGCCGGAGCCG
It includes:
- a CDS encoding TetR/AcrR family transcriptional regulator, whose protein sequence is MSNPARSAPTRQRIITAVLHIIGKDGVAAVTNRRIAKEAGVSLGSVTYHFETQHELLRESLLHFVREETRRFTELADQCQSDGVDIDGAAALAGQVAGGTAFDSEHIAPFELYVQAGRDERLREAAAEAFAAYDRLAAQILTGLGVPDAERLAATTVALVMGLQLRRLATGDPADDLVDALLLLARGAVGHDAGRAGFSGS
- a CDS encoding DUF6056 family protein; this encodes MAVGASRVTIPREPGDGLGPRLWKGRRRLLRSWTTAWPVGLSLLPLGLLAMASWLGRHVRPSADEWCFLPTVRDHGVSGLIAKFYVTDNGRIGNGVLIGLYTKFPVAGHQWFALISGVLMLVLLWALTVQLLRMADQTVPRGALLLVASMITAVFLFATPNTYKTFYWPAASVSHTVAPVLACAAAIPLLRARSRRGRIAALAVVLVAGVFIGTLSEETSVVALVVLSGVVLLSCRLFTERVRAFARDWSLAGMAGIGIGTLVLVTSPGSRNRRARYGAETDSMLAPESLIASLRGYVHILETILTTWQYAGAFAAGVLLGLLARGPGERGGNRAVLLPCRPLLLTSFGALAFLLSGYLCTVITYPVFGARVVAAERTWNDYLLLYVLLLVGVGAFLGRALRLRGRLMGVATAAAATVCAAAVGGLLAPLHHLGQEMQVRARQWDRQDHWLRDQAARGAKVLPYKPLSVSGMLEPFGSDGRRIWSARCVADYYHLDRVTHSEQLP
- a CDS encoding NCS1 family nucleobase:cation symporter-1, with product MAETVPPAPAGGSIDDSAGRVELAPGAVPPDSRFVNDDLLPVPVTQRRWTTYNFAALWVGMAHNIPSWLLASGLVALGMDWKQAVFTIGLANLIVLAPMLLTGHAGPKYGIPFPVLARASFGLRGANLPALVRAAVACAWFGIQTWIGGQGIFILLGKIFGGWTKAAEVGGQPWTLWVCFVIFWAVELAIIYRGMETLRRFENWAAPFVIVGALVLLVWITAKAGGLGPLLDQPSKLGWGADFWPVFFPSLMGMIAFWSTLSLNIPDFTRFGAGQRAQIWGQSLGLPTTMTLFALLSVFVTSGSQAVYGAAVWDPVELAAKTDNVFGLLYALVTVLVATISVNIAANVVSPAYDLANLAPKLINFRRGALITGIVGVLIMPWKLTETPELYIFTWLGLVGGLLGTVAGILIADYWVIRRTVLDLAGLYTPGSRYWYTSGWNLRAVAAFAVGGVLAVGGSHSAEGKGPFPEDGLIPFLKPLADYGWAVGLAAALVLYVVLMQPVARAARHSGP
- a CDS encoding amidase; amino-acid sequence: MSTEDSGGLAEHTRELTDGRTTSEALVKSAIERIEASQSTINAFRWVRGDAALAEARDADRRLAAGERLPLLGVPLAVKDDTDVAGLPTLFGCCGELAPAATDGEAVRRLRAAGAVIVGKTNSCELGQWPFTEGPAFGATRNPWSTDHTPGGSSGGSAAAVAAGLVPAALGSDGAGSVRIPSAWTHLVGIKPQRGRVSLHPYADAFQGLAVNGPLARTVADAALLLDVVQGPHREDLHSPDAINASAAARRDPGRLRIALAWRPPLTLTRTAPHPEVRRAVTALAEALARLGHHVEEARPRYGLIGLAFVPRATAGIAEVAALHPEPALLDPRTRHAMRNGRRLGGRVVRAARAREARQHARIGAIFDSYDIVLTPTTAAPPPRIGAFDGLSAWRTDATMAAACPYAWPWNVLGWPGVNVPAGLTAEGLPVGAQLLGPAGSEERLISLAAQLEADQRWYEKRPPAPVIPGSVPVEQ
- a CDS encoding SDR family oxidoreductase yields the protein MRITGATVLLTGVTGGIGGALAAQLAAMGTKLILTGRRREALEPLADRYGARTVVADLADPNDVERLAREAAGTDILIANAALPSSGELLDYTPDQIDRALAVNLRAPAMLARLLAPAMVEARRGHLAFVGSMSGKTATKYSALYDATKFGLRGFALSLRQDLHDHGVGVSIVQPGFVRDAGMFAATGADAPAGLRTVSPRQVVAGVVRAIEQDRAEVNVAPVEMKVLTAIGGQFPGFSERVQRRASGADRTVRHIVEAQRESR
- a CDS encoding TIGR03842 family LLM class F420-dependent oxidoreductase; the protein is MDFGLVLQTDPPASAVVSLMRRAERNGFRYGWTFDSAVLWQEPFVIYSQILEHTQKLHVGPMVTNPGTRTWEVTASTFATLNDMYGNRTVCGIGRGDSAMRVAGRKPNTLARLGESIGVIRDLAEGREAVVDGQPLQLPWVRDGKLPVWMAAYGPKALALAGQKADGFILQLADLYLTESMVKAVRTAASDAGRDPDSVTICVAAPAYVSDDIEHAREQCRWFGGMVGNHVADLVTRYGEHSGLVPDALTSYIKAREGYDYSHHGRAGNPSTDFVPDEIVDRFCLLGPAEAHIEKLKALRELGVDQFAVYNMHDAKEATIDAYGSEIIPALNR